The Pedobacter ginsengisoli region ATTTGCCAGTAAAACCTTAAAACCAGGTTTAAAATACATTTTTTTTAATAGCCCATTCTCCATATACAAAAACAGATATATTTTTATAGCCTTAATTTAGCAAAGAAATCCCATAGCACAATACCGGCTGAGATTACAATATTAAAAGAATGTTTTGTGCCAAATTGAGGAATTTCGATACATTCATCTATCTGACCCATTACCTCATCACTTACACCATTAACTTCATTACCAAAAATCAAGGCATACTTTTCCGAGAGCCCTGGCTTATATGTATTTAACATTATACTTCCGGCAGCTTGCTCTATTCCAATAACTCGATAACCATCTTTTTTTAATGAAGCGACAGCATCAAGAGTAGTTTCAAAGTGAACCCACTCTACAGATTGTGTAGCACCAAGTGCAGTTTTTTCAATTTCTCTGTGCGGAGGCTGGGCCGTAATTCCGCACAGATATAATTTTTCGATAGCAAAACCATCTGCAGTTCTAAAAACAGAGCCGATATTATGCATACTGCGCACATTATCGAGTACCACAATTACAGGCAGTTTCTCTTGTTCTTTAAATTCATCAATACCAACACGGTTTAGCTCATCTAATTTTAGCTTCTTCATCAAATACCTTTAAATCTTTAGTAAGCCGCAAAATTAAGATTAAATAACAGAAGCTCCGTTGCCAATTTCACTAATATAAATTGAGGCAGGGTAGCCAACACGCTCTACATAATAGTCTGTAAGTTGTTTTGAAAAATCTTCTTCCTTACCTTTTTTAAGTAAGGCAATAGCACAACCTCCAAAACCTGCACCTGTCATACGGGAACCAATAACATACTCATAATCAGAACAAAAATCTACCACTGTATCAAGTTCTACTCCAGTTACCTCGTATAGATCTTTTAGTGATTGGTGAGAAGCATACATCAAGCGTCCGAACTCAGCTAAGTTTCCCTCATTTAATGCCTTTGAAGCTAAATTCACCCTGTCATTTTCTTTAATAACGTGAGTTGCTCTTTTCAAAACAGTTTCATCGGTAATAAGGTGGCTATGTAAGGCAAACTTTTCTGCTGTTAGTTCGCATAAGTTATTAAGCTTAATTTCTTGATTTAATTGAGCTAAGGCTGTCTGACATTCTGATACTCTTTCGTTGTATTTAGATTCAGCTAATTTACGAGGTTTATTGGTATTGATAATAGCCAAAGAATAATCACCAAGATTACAGTCAACTATTTTATATTTTAATGTATCACAGTTTAACACAATTGCTTTATCAGTTTCACCGAAAGCAACAGCAAACTGATCCATGATTCCACAATTAACTCCTATAAATTCATTTTCAACCTTCTGAGCTAATAGTGGTAACTCAATTTTTTCGTAACCTAATTTAAAGTAATCATTTAAAGCATAAGCCATTATCACTTCAATAGAAGCAGAAGAAGATAAACCAGAACCTACTGGAATATTGCCAAAAAACAATAAATCTAAACCTGTTGGAATTGTATGTTTCTTTAAAATCTCATTGAAAACACCTAGAGGATAATTAAACCATTCAGGTCCGGTTTTAGTATATGATGGTTTTAGTTCAATTTCTGCAGTTTCTTCAAAATTCAAACTTGTAAATCTGATTACGTTATCGTTATTGGGTGCTATAATTAACCAGGTTCCTAAAGTAACCGCACAAGGCATTACCAAACCACCATTGTAATCTATATGTTCGCCAATTAAGTTTACGCGACCTGGAGTAAAATAATGTGCTGTTGGTTGTTGTTCATACTTTTCAAAGAATTTATTGGTTAATTCCGCTTTCATTGTAATATTTTAAATTAATGTTTTAGTTTTATAAAGTATTTTTTAGCATTGTTTAGAAAATGAGTGGCTTTAAAAATACCCGGCCCTAAATATACAATTATGAACCGAATCGAGTAAGTTCAGCTCAACATAAAATACATTTTATTATATATAAATGAAGACTAAACTGATAAAGACTGGTAAAATTATTGATGGCAAAGAGATACTTGCCATTGAGTTAACAAATACCAAAGGAACCTACGTTAAAATATACAATTATGGGGCTATAATAAGTAAATTTATAGTAACCAATAAAAATGGCGAAAAACAGGATATCGTATTGGGATTTGAGGATTTTGACCAATATACAAGCGAAGAATATTTAGCAAATTATCCTTATTTGGGAGCCGTAATTGGCAGATACGCCAATCGTATAAAAAATGGAAGATTTACAATTGACGGAGAGATATATCAATTGTCGCAAGCCAGGGGAGGAGATTGTTTACATGGTGGCGATATAGGCTATGACAAGAGAGTATGGGACGTTTTATCTACTATAGATCCAAGCGCAACACTTCAATATGTAAGTCCGGATGGCGAAGAAAACTTCCCTGGAAATCTTACTATTCAATTAACTTTTAAATTAACAGATGAGGATGAATTGATTCTTGATTTTAAGGCAACGACTGATAAAGCGACCGCTATTAATTTAACACATCATGGGTATTTTAATCTTAACCCAGCTGGTGGCTCAATTGCTAAACATCACCACAGAATGCCCGCCAGCTATTACCTTGAACAGGATGAGAACTATGTAGTAACAGGAAAACTTATTCCGGTAGAAGGAACTCATCATGATTTTTTAGGTGGTAAAGAATTTGGGAGAGACTGGGATCCGGAAGAGGGATATGATCAGACCTATGTACTTGATAAAGAATATGGTGAGCTTACGTTAGCTTCTGAAACAACAGAAGAGACCGGAGGCTTAAAATTATCTGTTTATTCAACTGAACCGATTGCCCATATTTATACAGCTAAATACCTTAATGTAAAACATGGGAAAGAGGGAAGAAATTATGAACCATATGGAGCTTTTTGTGTTGAAACACAGCATCATCCGAATGGGATAAATATCCCTGAATTTCCAAGTACAGTATTGAGACCTGGTGAAACTTATACTCAAACTACTATTTATAAAGTAGAACATGCATAAATATCACTCCAGAAAGTTTTTAAAAAAAAGTGCATTGATAATTATCAATGCACTTCATGTTTTAAGTACTACATACTGCTTTTTTTCGCATGAAGTACACTTATACCTTTTAAGCGGAACCCAAAAAAGTATAGCTTTTACAAGTGGCTGCCTGGGAATTCGATAATCCAATGGTTTTGAGCATCTGCGGCAATGGTATCTTTCTATTCCAGCTGAATTCTGTTCCATTATTAAACTAATTTAACATTCATTTGGAGCGTTTATTTAACTCTGTAAAATTAAATAATAGTTTTACAGGATATATTAAGATACTAATGTTGTTAGGTTAAGTTAACTTATCTATAAACATCCAAATTATACGTACGCTTGATATAATTACTATAATACCAACCCCTATAAACATTTTTTTAATTGGAAGTTTGCCTACTAAACGAGCGGCTAAAGGCGCAGCTACAACTCCACCTAAAATTAATCCTAATATTGATTGCCAGTGACTTACTCCAAGAATAAAAAAGAATGTAACAGCACTTGCCATTGTTACAAAAAATTCTGTTAAGCTTACTGACCCGATTACGTATTTAGGTGTACGGCCTTTTGAAATAAGGGTAGAGGTAACCAGGGGACCCCAACCACCACCTCCGAATGAATCAAGAAAACCTCCGGCTCCGGCTAACCACCCTGCACGCTTTACCTTTTGAGGCTTCTGTTTTTCTTTAAAGGCATTAGTTAATATTCTTATTCCCAATAACAACGTGTAAATAGAAATTACAGGCCTTATCCATACTGAAAACTCTTCGCCAGCATATCCCAATAATAGTGCTCCCGCAATTGCCCCCAATACCCCAGGGATCAATAATGTTTTAAAGAGTTTTTTATTTACATTACCAAAACGATAATGACTAAAACCCGATGCCCCACTAGAGAACATTTCGGCTGTATGGATACTACCTGAAATAACTGCAGGATTTAAACCACCTGACAGCAGTAGGGTAGTAGAAATTACTCCGTAACCCATTCCTAAAGCTCCATCAACCAGTTGAGCCATAAAACCAACAAGAAGCATCCATAAGAACTTATCGTCGAGTTGTGAGTATAAATCCTGACCAAATGCCACAGCATCCTGATAAGTGAAATTTGTATAGATTGCTATACCAATAAATAGGATAGCTAATATAAAGAGGCATATATAAGCTATGCGCTTCCATTTTTTCTCTTGCAATTTATTAGTAACGGCTATTCTGATCTGGTTTTCGCGTATACTCATTATAACATTAAATCTATCGAATTAGTAGACAATATTACCTCAACTTAATGAATAAACAAAATTTTTTACGATATTATTTCTCTTAGCCGCTGATTGTGGATAGCAAGACCCTTGTTTTGGTTTGAAATCTAATAAACAGTAGGATAGAGGCAGTAAGCAATCCAAATGTTAAGCCATACCAAATACCATTAACACCCATTTCCAGTTTTATCCCCAGAAAGTAACCCAAAGGAATACCAATTATCCAATAAGCAATAAAGGTAATAACGGTCGGAATATTCACATCTCCGATACCTCTTAAAACTCCTAAACCCACAACCTGTGTACCATCAAATAACTGAAAAAAACCAGCAATAATAAGTAACTGAGCAGCAATACTAATTACAGCATTATCTTCTGTATAAAGGAAGGGAAGCAGGTTATTTGCCAAAACAAAAAACAAGGCAGTAATTGTCATAAACAATATTATTACATGGTAACTTGCAATTGCCGATTGTCTGAGATCTTTAAAGTTATTTTTTCCAAAGTTATTGCCTGTTTTGATGGTAGCTGCAGAAGCAATTCCACTGGCCATCATATAGGTAATAGAAGCGAGGTTTATAGCTACCTGATGTGCCGCTTGTTCAATAGCTCCAATGGTTCCTATAAGTATAGCAGCACCACTAAATGCGCTAATTTCAAAAGAATATTGCAATGCAACCGGAGCCCCGATCTTCACAATTTTAAATGCCCTTACTTTATCAAAAAAGCTAATTTTAAATTGCTTAACATACACCTTAAAAACAGGAGATCGCATAACATATATAGACATTACAATGGCCATAACTGTACGATCTATTAAGGTACTTAAACCAACACCTTTTACCCCCATAGGAGTTATTCCAAACATCCCCTTAACAAAAACAACACCCAAAACTATATTAATTACATTGCCCCATATGGACACAAACATAGCTTGTTTTGTAAAGCCTAAACCTTCTGCAAATTGTTTGAAAGTTTGAAATATCATTAACGGGATAATAGAAAAACCAAGCAATCCAAGATATGGTTTTGCATACGCAACTACCTCAGGTGCCTGGCCAATATGATCTATAACCAATAAAGTCCCTAAATGAACAAACCCATAAAGGAGTAAAGAAATGAAGAAATTTATAATTAAACTGTTGGAAAGCAGCTTACCACATTCATCGTAATTTTTACGTCCATTTTCCTGGGCTATTAAAGGGGTTAACCCATAAGCCAATCCCATACCTAAAACAAGGATGAGCATAAACAAACTGTTTACTAACGATACAGCCGCCAGTTGAATTGTACCTGCAAAATGACCAACAATAACACTATCTGCAAGATGTGCAAGTGTATGCCCCAGCTGAGAAACTACTATGGGCAATGCCAATCGTAAATTATCAGAATAATAAGGTTTGTACTTTGAGTATAAGGTATTCAACATTTTGCAAAAGTCGGCTATTTTGTTGTCAGGTAAGTTATACTGTTGTAAAAAACTCCTCCTTTTCTGATGTGTTGGGTTTTATAACACCACTTATAATTAAGCTTACCAATATTTTTTGGGCCTGCCTGTAAGAACTGCGTGTAAGTTTACTGAATTGTTTCAGAGTTATACGGCCTTCCTGACTAAGATGTTCAAACAGTTTCTTTTCCTGCTCAGTGTAAGTAATCAGATTTGCTTCAGATTTGCTACTTTTTTTGATCACGTCAACAATGATCTTACTGGCTAAAATGCTTTTATCATTAACCCTATAATAAACCCACCATTTTTTATTTTCATCTAGCGCATAATGAGGCTTAGTATCACTTTCTGCAATTTTAACTACCAAAACAAGCTTATCATCAACATAAATTTCTTCAAATTCAGGTTCTATTGCCGGTTTACAAAACTGGTGTGCAGACTTGGTGATCATATACCGCTCCTCATCTTCAGATTTTACACCTTTAATACTACCATCATCAGCTACACCAATAAGTAATTGTCCGCCTTTGTTATTAGCAAATGCGACCAGACTTTTCGCAATCTTTTCATTGTTTGTAATTGTCTTTTTGAAATCGAGTGTAGTTCCTTCGCCCTGCAAAATTAGTTTCCTGATATTCATTTGTATATGTTATTAAGCGAATGGTAATATTTAATAAGCTATTCTTGGTTGCTCTCCCTGATGAAGGTTACGAACATAGACTTCGTTTAGAACTGTTGCACATATTTCGCCCTCGGCATTGGTTATTTCCATTGGATAAGCTTTTACAAATTTCCCCGAAGTATTTAAAGCTTCAATTGCATCGTTTAGCATATCATCTGTAACGGATATAGTAAAATATAAATTGCCCCTTCCCGGTTTTAGATATTGTATTGAAGCGCTTTTCAACCAAACCCTTACTTTAAATCCTTGTCTTTGAAGTAGCTGATCAAAAAGTAAAGCGTAAAATGGATCGGTTGCTGCATATATTGTGCCGCCAAATATAGAACCATTATAATTTTTGTTGAAAATGCTTTTATTAATCTTTACATCGACACCTCTAAATCCTTTATGAAATTTTTTCACCCATATACGCTGAAACAGCATGGGAGGGTATAAACACAAGCCCCATTTGAGGGTTTTCTCTGATACAACCATGATGCTTAAATATCAGAAAGTTTATTGAACTATGAAATTTTATATAGCAAGTTAAAGTAAATTTTTAGTAAATTAGGATATGTATATATATGATACCCTAACAGCTGCAGTATCTGACCTTGAAAAACGAGGTTATGAATACGATTTTACCCTTAGCGCCGATTTTATTGAATGCAAATCAATTGATATAAAATTGATGCCAGAAGAGTTTGAGATTGATGAATTCTACAGATTTGAAGGAATGACAGATCCGGATGACAGTGCTGTAATTTACGCCATATCATCGCCGGTTGGCAATTTAAGAGGGGTATTAATTGATGCTTATGGGGTATATGCCGAAAATGTTTCTCCTGAATTACTTGATAAATTAAAAATGCATCATTAAAATCTGCTTTGTTGTTATTCTCGTTTATATGTTAAATAAAACGAAAATCTTAAAACAACAAAACTAAATTTTATGAAAAAGCAATTTTTAAATTTAACCGCAGGTATTGCATTACTGGCTATGGTTACTGCTTGTAACTCTTCTAAAACTACCGACACAACAAATGATAGTTCAATAATGGATACATCAGCTGCAGACACAGCTATGGCGACTGTTGAAAGTGGTGTTAAGGTTGGCGGTGCAATGATGGTTCCTTCTAAAAATATTGTAGAAAATGCTCTGGGATCAAGCGACCATACTACTTTGGTTGCAGCGGTAAAGGCAGCCGGATTAGTTGAAACATTAAGTGGAACAGGGCCATTTACTGTATTTGCACCTACAAATGAGGCATTTGCTAAATTACCTGCCGGTGCGGTTGATAATTTATTGAAACCAGCGATGAAAAAGGACCTAACCAGTGTGTTAACATATCATGTGGTTGCTGGAAGCTATAAATCGTCTGATTTAAAAAATGGAATGGAACTTACAACTGTTCAGGGTCAGAAAATTAAGTTAACTGAAAAAGACGGCACATGGTGGGTAAATGATGCTAAAATTACTATTCCTGATGTAATTTCAAGCAATGGCGTAACCTACGTAATAGATGGTGTTTTAATGCCAAAGAAATAAATAATAGTTAATTTTTTAAAGGCTTTCCTGTGAAAACGGGAAGGCCTTTTTTGCGTTATAATCAAGCCTTTATAAATTTTTTAAAACTTTTATGGGCTCGCCTTGTTCATTGTTCAATACATATAACTTAAAAACAACCCTATGAAAAAGTTAATTTTAAGTCTTGCTTTTGCGGGCTCTATAATAATAGCCACTTCAGCATGCAATTCAACAAAGAATGTATCGGGTACTAATGACAGTACAGCGGTAGATACAACAATAAAATCTGTAGATACCAGTAAAACTATGCCGACCGATACCACCAAATTACCACCTGATACAACTGTAAAACCTTAGTAATAGCAGCTCTTTTGAGATAAGAGCAGAAAATTTAAACACGTATCTGCATTAAACTGCTTTGATACGTGTTTTTTTATTAAAAATGTATTATTAGAAATAAAATTTGTTTGTATTTTCAGCAGCCAAACAAATTTATATGATTAACAAGCAGAATAAAAATGTATTCTTTTTAATTCTAGTAGCCGCTTTGGGCTATTTTGTAGATATATACGATCTTCTTTTATTTCTTATCATTAAAAACAAAAGCCTTTCATCATTAGGCGTTCCGGCAGATAAGATTACAGAAACAGGACTTTATTTAATGAACTGGCAAATGGCCGGACTACTTATTGGAGGTATATTCTGGGGAATTCTGGGTGATAAAAAAGGTAGATTATCTGTACTTTTTGGGTCTATAATTATGTATTCT contains the following coding sequences:
- a CDS encoding DUF4442 domain-containing protein; amino-acid sequence: MVVSEKTLKWGLCLYPPMLFQRIWVKKFHKGFRGVDVKINKSIFNKNYNGSIFGGTIYAATDPFYALLFDQLLQRQGFKVRVWLKSASIQYLKPGRGNLYFTISVTDDMLNDAIEALNTSGKFVKAYPMEITNAEGEICATVLNEVYVRNLHQGEQPRIAY
- a CDS encoding sulfite exporter TauE/SafE family protein, whose amino-acid sequence is MSIRENQIRIAVTNKLQEKKWKRIAYICLFILAILFIGIAIYTNFTYQDAVAFGQDLYSQLDDKFLWMLLVGFMAQLVDGALGMGYGVISTTLLLSGGLNPAVISGSIHTAEMFSSGASGFSHYRFGNVNKKLFKTLLIPGVLGAIAGALLLGYAGEEFSVWIRPVISIYTLLLGIRILTNAFKEKQKPQKVKRAGWLAGAGGFLDSFGGGGWGPLVTSTLISKGRTPKYVIGSVSLTEFFVTMASAVTFFFILGVSHWQSILGLILGGVVAAPLAARLVGKLPIKKMFIGVGIIVIISSVRIIWMFIDKLT
- a CDS encoding fasciclin domain-containing protein; the protein is MKKQFLNLTAGIALLAMVTACNSSKTTDTTNDSSIMDTSAADTAMATVESGVKVGGAMMVPSKNIVENALGSSDHTTLVAAVKAAGLVETLSGTGPFTVFAPTNEAFAKLPAGAVDNLLKPAMKKDLTSVLTYHVVAGSYKSSDLKNGMELTTVQGQKIKLTEKDGTWWVNDAKITIPDVISSNGVTYVIDGVLMPKK
- a CDS encoding galactokinase, with protein sequence MKAELTNKFFEKYEQQPTAHYFTPGRVNLIGEHIDYNGGLVMPCAVTLGTWLIIAPNNDNVIRFTSLNFEETAEIELKPSYTKTGPEWFNYPLGVFNEILKKHTIPTGLDLLFFGNIPVGSGLSSSASIEVIMAYALNDYFKLGYEKIELPLLAQKVENEFIGVNCGIMDQFAVAFGETDKAIVLNCDTLKYKIVDCNLGDYSLAIINTNKPRKLAESKYNERVSECQTALAQLNQEIKLNNLCELTAEKFALHSHLITDETVLKRATHVIKENDRVNLASKALNEGNLAEFGRLMYASHQSLKDLYEVTGVELDTVVDFCSDYEYVIGSRMTGAGFGGCAIALLKKGKEEDFSKQLTDYYVERVGYPASIYISEIGNGASVI
- a CDS encoding coproporphyrinogen III oxidase, with the protein product MKKLILSLAFAGSIIIATSACNSTKNVSGTNDSTAVDTTIKSVDTSKTMPTDTTKLPPDTTVKP
- a CDS encoding helix-turn-helix domain-containing protein, with the translated sequence MNIRKLILQGEGTTLDFKKTITNNEKIAKSLVAFANNKGGQLLIGVADDGSIKGVKSEDEERYMITKSAHQFCKPAIEPEFEEIYVDDKLVLVVKIAESDTKPHYALDENKKWWVYYRVNDKSILASKIIVDVIKKSSKSEANLITYTEQEKKLFEHLSQEGRITLKQFSKLTRSSYRQAQKILVSLIISGVIKPNTSEKEEFFTTV
- a CDS encoding aldose epimerase family protein, encoding MKTKLIKTGKIIDGKEILAIELTNTKGTYVKIYNYGAIISKFIVTNKNGEKQDIVLGFEDFDQYTSEEYLANYPYLGAVIGRYANRIKNGRFTIDGEIYQLSQARGGDCLHGGDIGYDKRVWDVLSTIDPSATLQYVSPDGEENFPGNLTIQLTFKLTDEDELILDFKATTDKATAINLTHHGYFNLNPAGGSIAKHHHRMPASYYLEQDENYVVTGKLIPVEGTHHDFLGGKEFGRDWDPEEGYDQTYVLDKEYGELTLASETTEETGGLKLSVYSTEPIAHIYTAKYLNVKHGKEGRNYEPYGAFCVETQHHPNGINIPEFPSTVLRPGETYTQTTIYKVEHA
- a CDS encoding MATE family efflux transporter; amino-acid sequence: MLNTLYSKYKPYYSDNLRLALPIVVSQLGHTLAHLADSVIVGHFAGTIQLAAVSLVNSLFMLILVLGMGLAYGLTPLIAQENGRKNYDECGKLLSNSLIINFFISLLLYGFVHLGTLLVIDHIGQAPEVVAYAKPYLGLLGFSIIPLMIFQTFKQFAEGLGFTKQAMFVSIWGNVINIVLGVVFVKGMFGITPMGVKGVGLSTLIDRTVMAIVMSIYVMRSPVFKVYVKQFKISFFDKVRAFKIVKIGAPVALQYSFEISAFSGAAILIGTIGAIEQAAHQVAINLASITYMMASGIASAATIKTGNNFGKNNFKDLRQSAIASYHVIILFMTITALFFVLANNLLPFLYTEDNAVISIAAQLLIIAGFFQLFDGTQVVGLGVLRGIGDVNIPTVITFIAYWIIGIPLGYFLGIKLEMGVNGIWYGLTFGLLTASILLFIRFQTKTRVLLSTISG
- a CDS encoding phosphoribosylpyrophosphate synthetase — protein: MYIYDTLTAAVSDLEKRGYEYDFTLSADFIECKSIDIKLMPEEFEIDEFYRFEGMTDPDDSAVIYAISSPVGNLRGVLIDAYGVYAENVSPELLDKLKMHH
- a CDS encoding RNA methyltransferase, with amino-acid sequence MKKLKLDELNRVGIDEFKEQEKLPVIVVLDNVRSMHNIGSVFRTADGFAIEKLYLCGITAQPPHREIEKTALGATQSVEWVHFETTLDAVASLKKDGYRVIGIEQAAGSIMLNTYKPGLSEKYALIFGNEVNGVSDEVMGQIDECIEIPQFGTKHSFNIVISAGIVLWDFFAKLRL